A portion of the Ricinus communis isolate WT05 ecotype wild-type chromosome 10, ASM1957865v1, whole genome shotgun sequence genome contains these proteins:
- the LOC8280809 gene encoding CBL-interacting serine/threonine-protein kinase 14 → MAELHSTKYLLETGEALSPEMINLFDKYELGKLLGCGAFAKVYHARNVRTGQAVAIKAVSKQKVVKGGFVAQVKREISIMRLLRHPNVVKLLEVLATKTKIYFVMEFAKGGELFTKVAKGRFSENLSRRYFQQLITAVGYCHARGVFHRDLKPENLLLDENWDLKVSDFGLSAVKDQVRPDGLLHTLCGTPAYVAPEILAKKGYDGAKVDVWSCGVILYVLIAGYLPFNDTNLMAMYRKIYRGQFKCPKWTSPELRSFLSRLLDTNPETRITMEEILHDPWFKKDYKQINFNAEDFDFKPREDNQNCLNAFHIISFSSGFDLSCLFNESDISDRFVSSETPAKITERVEEIAVAENVKVSKNKNWGAKLERPNGNFNMSIEIYQLTDKLVVVEMKGKEVNVIPGQGIWKDKLRPQLGGLIYQPPLTQELEILVSDNNVIMG, encoded by the coding sequence ATGGCGGAGTTGCATTCCACCAAATATTTACTGGAAACCGGTGAAGCTCTTTCGCCGGAGATGATTAATTTGTTCGACAAGTACGAGCTGGGTAAGCTGCTCGGCTGTGGCGCTTTCGCGAAGGTGTACCATGCCAGGAATGTTCGCACAGGCCAAGCCGTGGCTATTAAGGCTGTGAGCAAGCAAAAAGTGGTCAAAGGAGGGTTCGTAGCGCAGGTTAAGAGGGAGATATCTATCATGCGCCTATTGCGCCATCCGAACGTGGTGAAGCTGCTAGAGGTTTTGGCTACAAAAACAAAGATCTATTTTGTTATGGAGTTTGCTAAAGGTGGGGAACTTTTCACCAAGGTGGCTAAAGGACGGTTCAGTGAGAATCTAAGCCGTCGGTATTTCCAGCAGCTTATTACAGCCGTCGGATATTGCCACGCGAGAGGCGTGTTTCATCGTGATTTAAAACCAGAGAATCTTCTCCTTGATGAGAACTGGGACCTTAAAGTCTCGGATTTCGGTCTCAGTGCGGTCAAGGATCAGGTCCGACCCGACGGGTTGCTCCATACTTTATGCGGTACACCGGCTTACGTGGCCCCAGAAATTTTAGCTAAGAAAGGCTACGATGGTGCTAAAGTGGATGTTTGGTCATGCGGCGTCATCTTGTATGTGCTGATAGCTGGTTATTTACCATTTAATGATACTAACCTCATGGCTATGTATCGTAAGATCTATAGGGGCCAGTTTAAATGTCCCAAATGGACGTCTCCAGAGCTACGCAGCTTTCTCTCTCGACTACTTGATACAAATCCGGAGACTAGAATCACCATGGAGGAGATTCTTCATGACCCCTGGTTCAAAAAAGACTACAAACAGATCAATTTTAATGCGGAGGATTTTGATTTCAAGCCCCGAGAAGATAATCAGAACTGCTTAAATGCCTTCCATATAATATCATTCTCCTCCGGTTTCGATTTATCATGTTTGTTCAATGAATCCGATATTTCGGATCGATTTGTGTCCTCGGAGACGCCGGCGAAGATAACCGAGAgggtggaagagattgcagtAGCTGAGAATGTGAAAGTGAGTAAGAACAAAAACTGGGGAGCGAAACTGGAACGGCCAAAtggtaattttaatatgagcaTTGAGATTTATCAATTAACTGATAAGTTAGTAGTGGTAGAGATGAAGGGTAAGGAGGTGAATGTAATACCAGGTCAGGGAATTTGGAAAGATAAATTAAGGCCGCAGCTTGGCGGGTTGATTTATCAACCACCATTAACCCAAGAACTTGAAATCTTAGTTTCAGATAATAATGTGAttatgggttaa
- the LOC8261827 gene encoding uncharacterized protein LOC8261827, with protein sequence MAQFDRVRNGLIVVFLLIITMTNTSYARVLGGSFSSEIRSGGDLALPAHKVADEYRPLLLNLLPKGPLPPSGPSKRSNNFVN encoded by the coding sequence ATGGCACAATTCGATAGAGTTAGAAATGGTTTAATCGTGGTTTTCTTGCTTATCATTACCATGACGAATACTTCCTACGCCAGGGTCTTGGGTGGTTCTTTCTCAAGTGAGATTCGGTCAGGAGGAGACCTTGCTCTCCCTGCACACAAAGTAGCTGACGAGTACCGGCCATTGCTGCTTAATCTCCTTCCAAAGGGTCCTTTGCCCCCTTCTGGCCCCAGCAAACGAAGCAACAATTTTGTTAACTGA